The Mangrovivirga cuniculi genomic sequence TCCTCCAACAATCATGTTAGTCCTGAGGCCGGCAGGCTTTTCAGCACTTTCCCTTTCATACCCTACAGCGGCACAAAGTATCGTTGCCACGGTAACATCTAAAAGAGTAAATAACTGATAGCTAATTTCTTTTGACATGTTAAATCATTATTTGTCTCTATTAATCTAGAAAAAATAGGCAACTGTACAAAGCTATTTATATATGAAAAATATAATTATTTGGAAAAATAGTGACATTTTGGTTAACTTATAATACCAGCTTAAAAATAAGCGAAGAGTCTATCAATCATTCATCAATAAAACCAAATAAAATTATGGGAATAGTAAAAGTTATAGAAGTAATAGCTACATCTGATAAAAGCTTTGACGATGCCGCAGCAAATGCTGTGAAAGAAGCAGCTAAAACTGTTAAAAATATCAAATCGATCTACATAGAAAATATGAATGGAAATGTAGAAGGAGATAAGATTATAAGTTATGGGGTTAATGCCAAAATTTCATTCGAAATCGGCAGTTGAAAAACATTAATAAAAATTAAATAAAAAGGCAATACCTGTTAGAAGTATTGCCTTTTTTAATATAAATACCTGTAAATCATCGATAATTTGCAATAGCAAAAGCGGTATCAGATTTGTTTCATTTATCACAAAAGAGCGGGTTTTATATTAGTATTATTCATCATATTTTTAAAACAATTCCTATTATTTACGTATATTATAATAAGCAGATACCCACCACAAGTTGTTTTAATCATTGAGTTTTAAGTTTTAAATAACTAAAGCTGTGGCGTATGGAAAAATTTTACAAAACAAGAAAAATATTTGCGCAATCCTTGCTACTCATTTTAATTTCCGCTATAATATCGTGTAGTAGCGATGACTTTATTGAGGAACCTTACAGGTCTGACTCTGAATTTGTTGGAGTCTGGGAATTTGAAAAGGCTACCCTTTATAGCGCCAGCGGAGATTTGATTATTGACAGGAGCACATGTGGGCAGGGTAATGAGATCGATCGTTTAGCAACTGATTTTGTTTTTTATCCAGATGAAACAGCAGAAGCTCTCCCTATATGCCCAGATGTCCAAAGGTTGGATTTTGACAGATTTATTCAAACAGAAAATTCCATCACATTGTATTATAATGATCGTACAGAAACTATTACTTATGGTATAGATTCTATCACAGAATCTCGAATCATTATTTACAAGGATGGAAAATGGATACATTTACGTAAAACTGAGGATTTATAATCTGAGCAATAATTGAATTTAAATTCATTTACTAGTAGCCATAGGCTTTTCCTGGTTACCGATCGATATTTTACCATTAATAAGCGCCCCTGCTTCAACTTTAAGATCATTTGATTTAATTTCACCAGTGATCTTTGCTGTACTTTTACATATCACCTTGCTTTTGCAAGCAACGTTACCCGCTATAGTTCCCTCAACATCAAGTTGACCACATGTAATATTGCCCTGAACCTCTCCCTTTGATCCAATTATTACTCGGGAGCCTTAAGAATATCTCCCTCAATTTTACCTTCGACGCGTAAAAGATCGTTAGATTCAACGTTACCTTTTAATGAAGTTCCGGAGCTCACTATACTACCTGCCCCGGCAGATTGTCTATCTTCCGCTGCCATATTTTGTTTATTTGAATTAAACATTACTCTGTATTTAATTTTCTAAGTTTTGATCAATAATAATTTCTCAATGGATGTATATTTGATATCTTACTATTTTATTACTAAAGTTAAGATATGAATAGCCTCGAAAAGCATTCATCATATATATACGTTAAGGTTTATCGTTTTATTTTACTCACCTCTTTAATTTTGCTAATCGCATTATTAATGAATGCGGAAACTTATTCCTCGGTCATAGCCGGAGGGTTGTCATTTATAGTTTTATTTATTTATTACTTAATAGATCCTAAAGGGAAATTTAGACTCAGTAAACATATACTTTTTTATATTTACATTGGTCTGGTTTCAGTAGTAACTATTTCCTCAGAATTTCTAACCACCTCCCATTTAGTAGCATTCAGGTATTCTGTCCATATAGTATTAATTGGGGCTTGTATCATCCCGTTACTTACCGGAGCTTCACTAAGAAGTAAAGCTAACTACTATAGTAATATAGTCATAATACTGCTACTTATTGCACTTTTAGATATTGTATATCCCTTGCTTCATGACACGGATTTATGGATAAGTTTTTCACAACATTTACTATACGGATACTATGTTGTTGTCGCCCTGGCTACCTTTACATTGTCTTATGCATTTAATCATCAAATAATAAAGTATAATCTACTTAAAGCTAAAATTGATAATATTCGTAGCAAAAACCTGGAATTACAGGATGAAAGCAACAGGTATAAATCACTAATAAATAGAGTTGATAACGATAATAAGAAATTAAGCAGGGCCCTTTTTGATAAAAATGCGGATAATGAGGTATTAAGGGATGAGATAGCCTATAGAGAACAACAACTTTTCGAATCGCAAAGGATGACCAGGACAGGGGTAATTGAGATTAGCCTTGAGAATCAGGAAGTGGAATTGTCTCCGATACTATGTGAGCTTTTTAATATCTGTTCAAATAGCCATAAAATTGACCTCGAAACATTTGTCGACACTATCGATCTGGATGATTCTGCTAAATTCTTTAAAGCAATGGAAGGGGCTAGTCAGGGAGGTGATACCTTCGAATTAGAGATTACCCACATTACTCAGGATAACACCAAAAAGATTTTCAAGTATACCGGGAGACCAAGCTATAGTGAGCGAGGAACAATAAAGGGGGTTTATTCCATGGTTCAGGATATTACCGATATAAAGCAAAGAGAAAAGTTGTTTTTCCTTAAAAAGCAACAACTTGAATCTTTTGTTAAAACGGTGCCGGTGCCATTGGCCATGTTTGACAAGGAGATGAACTTTATTGCTGCAAGTGGCAAATGGGTGGATGATTATAATTTGAGAGAAAAAGAATACTTAGGCAGGCCTTATTATGATTTGTTTCCAAATGCATCACAGGAATGGCGAAATATCCATAGAAGGTGTCTGAATGGAGCCATCGAATATGAAGAGGAAGAAATGATCATCGACAAAAAGGGAAACAAAAGATGGTTTAGATGGGAGGTAAGACCTTGGTTTGACGAAAATTATGAAATTGGAGGAATAATTATTTTTTCTGAAGAAATAACAAACTGGAAAATCCAGGAAAATGAACTGATAGATAGCAAAAAGCGAGCAGAAGAATCTTCAGAAGCAAAAGCATTCTTTTTATCCACAATGAGTCATGAAATAAGAACACCACTTAATGCAGTGATTGGAATGACCCATTTACTACTGGATGAGTCTCCAAAGCCTGAACAAATTGAAAGTTTGAAAACATTAAAATTTTCAGCTGATAATCTGTTGGTATTGATTAATGATGTTCTTGATTTTAATAAAATTGAAGCAGGAAAAATCTCAATCGAGAACATTGATTTTTCACTTCCGTCTCTTGTCAGTGGTATTCGCCAGTCATTATCACCTAAAGCAGAAGAAAAGAACATTTCTTTCAAAGTAAGGATAGATATGGGTATCCCTGACATAGTTATTGGTGATCAGGTCAGGTTAGGTCAGGTTATCACAAATCTTGTAAGTAACGCTATAAAATTTACTGACAGGGGCTCTGTGATACTGGATATCGGACTTGAATCGGAGGATGAAGAGTCGGTGTTTATTTCTTTTGCTGTTGAGGATACTGGTATTGGTATTCCTGAGGAAAAGCATAAGCTTATCTTCGAAAGATTCGAACAAGCAGGATCTGATACTACCCGAAAGTTTGGTGGGACAGGGCTGGGACTTGCTATTACTAAGAGATTACTCGAATTAATGGGAAGTGAGATCAATTTGGAAAGTTCATACGGTGAAGGCTCTAAATTTAGTTTTGTTTTAAAACTGAAGAAAAGCAGTAAATTAATTTTAGGTGATGGTATTAGTGAAGTTAATTCTAAAAACACCGGAGTATTAAAGGGTATAAAAGTACTTGTCGCAGAGGATAATCCGGTAAACCTAAATATTGCCAAACGATTTTTATTAAAGTGGGGCATGCTGATTGATACTGCGATAAATGGAGAAGAAGCAGTGGAAAAGGCTTCAATAAATGAGTATGACCTTATTTTAATGGATCTTCAAATGCCAGTAATGGATGGTATTAAGGCTGCGAGAAGAATTCGGGCACATACTAGTAGTAAAGTAAATAAAGTGCCTATTATAGCTCTAACTGCCCATGTACTTGATGAAGTAAGGGAAAAAGTAGAAAATGCTAAGATGAATGACCTGATCTCTAAGCCTTTTCATCCGGCAGATCTTTATAAAAAGATATCTAAGTTTGTAAAATCTGACAGAATAAAAGAACCTCAAGACATGATTCCCGGGGATCCGACTGAAGGGTTGATTAAAGATTCATTGATAAACCTCCAAAAAATAGACTACCTGACAGATGGAAACCAAACCTTCGAGGAAGAATTTGTAACTTCATATATAACTCAGTTGGATGAATTTAAGGTAAGGTACAAATTACCTTATCAAGAGGAAGATTATGATGTAATTTCTGATGTCGTGCACAAGATAAAATCAATGCTTAAATTCCTGGAAGCAAACGAATTGCTGGATCAGATTAATAATTCCAGAAAAGCATTGGAAAATGGTCTTACTACAGAAGAAAAGGAAGCTGAAGTTGAAAAAGTCTTTAATACGATAGATAACATTATTAATATACTGAAGAAAAGAATTGACAACGTAGAAATATGAAATATTTAATTTATTCACTTTCGTTTATTTGTTTATTGTCATTAGGTAGCTGTGGTGATAACCAGGAATCTGAAGAGGACCTTAGTTCAAAACGTGATTCTCTATACAATGTAGTGATGCATGAGCATGACGAACTTATGAACCCTGCCACGACATTAAATAAAATGCGAAGTAATGTTGAAAAGCAGCTCGATTCAATTTCAGTAGCAGGAGATACTGTTAATAACGTTTATTATACAAATCTTAAAAAAGCGCATCTCGAGATATTGACAGCCCAAAATGAAATGAGAGCGTGGATGATGAATTTCAAAAGGAAAGGAGTTGCAAAGGATAAGGTTACAGAATACGATGCTATGGTAGATACTATGGCAATCGAATACCTTGAGGGAGAATATATCAAGCTACAGGAGCTAAGAAAAACAACTGAAAAAGCATTGCAGGCTGATAGTCTGGCTAATTAAATAAAGCCTCATTTTGAGGTTTTATTTTAATCTTCGCAATTTTCAGATGCTTCGCTAACCATTTTTTGAGTAATTAAGCCTTTTTCATTCCCCCAGGAGTTATATACATAGGTCATAACTTCTGCTACTTCCATATCTGATAAATAACCCAGGGCTGTCATAGGTTGATTATACTTTTTACCATTGACAACGATCTCTCCTTTTAATCCATATCGAATAATGCAAACAGTTCTGTCAACATCATTAAGCATATAGTCAGATTTGGCCAGTGGAGGAAATAAAGAAGCCAGGCCTTCACCGTTTTCCTGATGGCAATTGCTACAATGCTTTTTGTAAAGCTGTTCTCCTGCGATCATATAGTGCTTAAATTTCATTTCATTTGATGCAGTGCCTGATCCTTCAGAGTCGGAACTACCTGATTTTGAATTACAAGACATAGTAACAAAAAATATGAGTACAGGAAGATAACTAATATATTTCTTCATAATTAATTTTTTAAAAGTCTGTCGATATCGTTCATCATTCGGTTGACATCATCTTTTTTAGTTCCGTCATACATTCCACGCGGTCTTCCTTTTTCATCAACTAATACAAATGCACCACTATGTGCAAAGCCTCCCGGAGCCTGAGGATCCTCGTAAGCGGTAACCATGTATTCTTTTTCAGCGAGCTTAAAGATCTCATCAAGCTCTCCAGTCATAAATAACCATTGATCATTGTCTACACCTAGCTTATTCGCGTAGTCTTTTAATGCAGGAACAGTATCATTATAAGGATCGATGCTATGAGATAGTATCAACAGGTCATCATTCCCTTTATATTTTTCATAAACCCTCAGCATTTGTGCAGCCATGGTTGGGCAAATAGAAGGACAGGTTGTAAAGAAAAAGTCTGCCACGACAATTTTACCTTCAATATCATCCTTTGTAACTGTGTTGCTATCCTGATCCACAAGGGTGAAATCACCTATCGTATGATAAATAGTATCAGTAATTTCTTCACCATTAATTACGGTGTCTTTTACCTGGAAATTACCGATATAACCCAATTTTTTGTTGGGTTCATCAATAGAGATGATTTGTCCCGAACCGCTTTCGTTATTTTTATTGCACGCAGCTACAGATGATAATATCAAAAGCGCTGCCAAATATTTTCTTATCATATTAACCTTAATTTTTTCTGTATTTTTTATATAATTTGATTCCTAACATTAACAGAATCATTACTGCAAAAAGCCCGATTACACCATATACCATATCTAGTGCACTTTTAAGTACCACAATGAAAGTAATGGAAATTAGAAACAAGGTAGCTCCTTCATTAAACATTCTTAATTGATCAGAAGTATAGCCCACTTTTTCATTTTGCAAGTTTCGGTAAATTTTCCAGCACCAATAGTGATATCCATATAATCCGGCTACCAATGCTAGTTTAACCCATAACCATCCGCTAATGTTACCTAATTCATAAACCATCCAGAATCCGAAGATTGCAGTTAAGATTGATGCCGGAACTGTTATGATCTTCCATAGCCTGGCCGTCATTAACTTCAACTGATCGCTGAGCACAGTTTTTTCAGGTTCTTGTTTTTCGGTAAGAGCTTCTGTATGATAAATAAAAAGCCTTACAATATAAAAAAGACCTGCAAACCAGCTTACAACGAAAATTATATGAAGTGCTTTTGCGTATAGGTAGAAACTCATTCTAGTATATTACCGTTATAAATGTATTACGGTTCAAAAATAGTGATGTTTATTGAATTCAATAGTAATTAATTGAAAAGCAATATTAAAAAATCATATATTTAAACTAAACGATAGATATTTCTTTACAAAGCATTAATTTTTCAAGCATGAACAATGGGAATGATTTATGGTATTTTGAAAATGTAGATCTTTTTGGAGTGATGTGTCCTCACAAATTAGGAGCAGCAGCTGGTAAGGACCATGAGATGATGAAGTTTGATAAAGACGAATTCATTTATTTCCCTAACGATACGTCAGATCAAATTTACCTGGTAGCCGAGGGTAGAGTAAGAATTGGAAATTATAGCGAAGATGGAAAAGAAAATCTTAAAGTTATTCTTGGGAAAGGGGAGTTATTCGGAGAACTGGCCCTGAGCGGTGAAGGAAAACGAAATGATTTTGCCCAGGCTATGGATAAGGAAACTATCGTATGCCAGATGACAATCGATCATATGGAAGAACTTATGAGGGAGGATCAAACTCTTAGTATAAAGTTGCTCAAACTCGTTGGTTTTCGCCTTAAAAAAATGGAGAGAAAGATTAATTCGCTTGTCTTTAAAGATGCCAGAACCAGGATTGTTGAGTTTTTAAAAGAGCTGGGCGAAGAAAAAGGGACCAAAGTTGGATACGAAATAATGGTTAAAAATCACCTGACCCATAAAGATATTGCAGCATTGACCGGAACCTCAAGACAAACCGTGACAACAGTCTTAAATGAATTAAAAGACCAGAACTTAATTAATTTTGACAGAAGAAGGATTCTGTTTAGAGATCTTGAAGCACTGGCCTAGTCCGCCCAGTAATCATCTCTGTTGGATGATTTTAACTTCCAAATTCTTCCATCGCTGGATTCCATTAATATCATTTTATGCGGATAATCTTTTTGAAAAAGATAATTAACTTCTCCAATATGCGGACCCTTGACCTGGACTGACCAGCCATCATCTGTTTCGGAAATTTTAAAATCAGATTTCTCTATTATTGGCTTGGACGCTTTGGAGGTCATTCGTGATTTCATGACAGGTGCAGAAAATGCTAGACCATCTTTAAATTTTAACGCACGCAATGTAAATACTAATTGATCTTCTATGAGGCAGAGTTTTTTTATCTGTCTTTCGCCTCTTCCTTCACCATCCCAATAGCTGTTATAATTCTCATCAAAACCATAAGATTTTTTTCTCATAGCTTTAAAGGTGGTTCCACACCACTCCTGAGAAGAAACAGTTAATTTATGAACCATATCCGGATTTTGCCTTTTAAAAAAAATGCTCATCAAAAAATGGTAGGGATATCGATGTGTTGGGATATCTGAAAACAAGTTTACCTTAATTACTTCAAAAAGGTCCTCACGCTCATAATTATCAGTTTTAACCTGAAACTCCTTATTGAAAGTCTCTTTAACTGCTACATAAACTTGCTCATAATTTCTGGGTTCACCATAAATCACGCGTTGAGCATCATAAATATTGACCTCCGCTAATCCATCATCCCATAAACTATTATTAGTCCAATCATTATTAAAGTGCTCACTCCAGGAAAGTTCTTTATTTTTCTTTAATCCGCTTTCGGTATGGCAGGAAAAAGCTACGAAGGTGATCAATATCATTAATTTCCTCATAATGATCCTTGGTTAATAGAGTTCAAGTCTTCTAATGTATCTATATCAATTAATTGTTCAATAAAATCTATTTTAAGACCCAGCGATTTACATTTTTCAATTGTTTTATCGAGGACCTCAGGAGTGGACCACTCTATGCCAGAAAAAAGTTCATCGTTAATGGATTTCAGGCCCAAAAGGTAATATCCACCATCATTTGAAGGGCCGATTACTACATCACTATCATCCAGTTTTTTAGAGGCTTTTTCAAGGTGCTGAAGCGAAAGATCATAGCAATCAGAACCGATAATAATGATTTTATTTGCTTCGGTTTCCTCTTTTACTTCAACAAACGCATCGAGCATTTTTTTTCCGAGGTCTCCGTTGCTTTGAGTTTTTTTGATAACCCAGGGAAATGAGAAATAATCATTTTTGCCCACCTGGTCTTTATAATAAACAAATGTCGGCCATTGACTTTCTTCAATTATATCCGCAGTCTTTTGTAATAACTTTTTATAAACCTCCAGGGCTTTTTTATCACCAATATCCTTTGCAAGCCTGGTCTTAACTTTACCTATTTCAGGT encodes the following:
- a CDS encoding dodecin family protein; amino-acid sequence: MGIVKVIEVIATSDKSFDDAAANAVKEAAKTVKNIKSIYIENMNGNVEGDKIISYGVNAKISFEIGS
- a CDS encoding bactofilin family protein: MIGSKGEVQGNITCGQLDVEGTIAGNVACKSKVICKSTAKITGEIKSNDLKVEAGALINGKISIGNQEKPMATSK
- a CDS encoding bactofilin family protein; protein product: MAAEDRQSAGAGSIVSSGTSLKGNVESNDLLRVEGKIEGDILKAPE
- a CDS encoding PAS domain-containing hybrid sensor histidine kinase/response regulator, which gives rise to MNSLEKHSSYIYVKVYRFILLTSLILLIALLMNAETYSSVIAGGLSFIVLFIYYLIDPKGKFRLSKHILFYIYIGLVSVVTISSEFLTTSHLVAFRYSVHIVLIGACIIPLLTGASLRSKANYYSNIVIILLLIALLDIVYPLLHDTDLWISFSQHLLYGYYVVVALATFTLSYAFNHQIIKYNLLKAKIDNIRSKNLELQDESNRYKSLINRVDNDNKKLSRALFDKNADNEVLRDEIAYREQQLFESQRMTRTGVIEISLENQEVELSPILCELFNICSNSHKIDLETFVDTIDLDDSAKFFKAMEGASQGGDTFELEITHITQDNTKKIFKYTGRPSYSERGTIKGVYSMVQDITDIKQREKLFFLKKQQLESFVKTVPVPLAMFDKEMNFIAASGKWVDDYNLREKEYLGRPYYDLFPNASQEWRNIHRRCLNGAIEYEEEEMIIDKKGNKRWFRWEVRPWFDENYEIGGIIIFSEEITNWKIQENELIDSKKRAEESSEAKAFFLSTMSHEIRTPLNAVIGMTHLLLDESPKPEQIESLKTLKFSADNLLVLINDVLDFNKIEAGKISIENIDFSLPSLVSGIRQSLSPKAEEKNISFKVRIDMGIPDIVIGDQVRLGQVITNLVSNAIKFTDRGSVILDIGLESEDEESVFISFAVEDTGIGIPEEKHKLIFERFEQAGSDTTRKFGGTGLGLAITKRLLELMGSEINLESSYGEGSKFSFVLKLKKSSKLILGDGISEVNSKNTGVLKGIKVLVAEDNPVNLNIAKRFLLKWGMLIDTAINGEEAVEKASINEYDLILMDLQMPVMDGIKAARRIRAHTSSKVNKVPIIALTAHVLDEVREKVENAKMNDLISKPFHPADLYKKISKFVKSDRIKEPQDMIPGDPTEGLIKDSLINLQKIDYLTDGNQTFEEEFVTSYITQLDEFKVRYKLPYQEEDYDVISDVVHKIKSMLKFLEANELLDQINNSRKALENGLTTEEKEAEVEKVFNTIDNIINILKKRIDNVEI
- a CDS encoding c-type cytochrome produces the protein MKKYISYLPVLIFFVTMSCNSKSGSSDSEGSGTASNEMKFKHYMIAGEQLYKKHCSNCHQENGEGLASLFPPLAKSDYMLNDVDRTVCIIRYGLKGEIVVNGKKYNQPMTALGYLSDMEVAEVMTYVYNSWGNEKGLITQKMVSEASENCED
- a CDS encoding SCO family protein → MIRKYLAALLILSSVAACNKNNESGSGQIISIDEPNKKLGYIGNFQVKDTVINGEEITDTIYHTIGDFTLVDQDSNTVTKDDIEGKIVVADFFFTTCPSICPTMAAQMLRVYEKYKGNDDLLILSHSIDPYNDTVPALKDYANKLGVDNDQWLFMTGELDEIFKLAEKEYMVTAYEDPQAPGGFAHSGAFVLVDEKGRPRGMYDGTKKDDVNRMMNDIDRLLKN
- a CDS encoding CopD family protein, producing MSFYLYAKALHIIFVVSWFAGLFYIVRLFIYHTEALTEKQEPEKTVLSDQLKLMTARLWKIITVPASILTAIFGFWMVYELGNISGWLWVKLALVAGLYGYHYWCWKIYRNLQNEKVGYTSDQLRMFNEGATLFLISITFIVVLKSALDMVYGVIGLFAVMILLMLGIKLYKKYRKN
- a CDS encoding Crp/Fnr family transcriptional regulator; the encoded protein is MNNGNDLWYFENVDLFGVMCPHKLGAAAGKDHEMMKFDKDEFIYFPNDTSDQIYLVAEGRVRIGNYSEDGKENLKVILGKGELFGELALSGEGKRNDFAQAMDKETIVCQMTIDHMEELMREDQTLSIKLLKLVGFRLKKMERKINSLVFKDARTRIVEFLKELGEEKGTKVGYEIMVKNHLTHKDIAALTGTSRQTVTTVLNELKDQNLINFDRRRILFRDLEALA
- a CDS encoding TIGR04282 family arsenosugar biosynthesis glycosyltransferase — protein: MTETKLIVFVKQPEIGKVKTRLAKDIGDKKALEVYKKLLQKTADIIEESQWPTFVYYKDQVGKNDYFSFPWVIKKTQSNGDLGKKMLDAFVEVKEETEANKIIIIGSDCYDLSLQHLEKASKKLDDSDVVIGPSNDGGYYLLGLKSINDELFSGIEWSTPEVLDKTIEKCKSLGLKIDFIEQLIDIDTLEDLNSINQGSL